One window of the Anticarsia gemmatalis isolate Benzon Research Colony breed Stoneville strain chromosome 21, ilAntGemm2 primary, whole genome shotgun sequence genome contains the following:
- the LOC142982195 gene encoding cytochrome P450 6B5-like, with protein sequence MTSYFLVLATLVFFLYHYFTKTFNHWKSKNVKGPRPIPLFGNILQVALRNKPNGIFFRELYQQYPKEKVIGIYQMTSPTLIIRDLDLVKQIMIKNFDMFPDRGTYFSKDGLGENIFHSDADTWKFLRYQFTSLYTTCKIKNMFHRLADRGDKFVNCIDNMISKQPEQDTYQLLLKYTVTTSLLTTLGWDVDTFNDKTEWYHTLDQNLNNSPLNEINQLFSGILTKLNLSVLAKKTRRICLKIAKACVEQETVSNNNISNVRELLWHLKHEGKAITDEAEPNIEITDALLAGQIWVFYTASYLNNNVTLTYALYYLACNPDVQEKLREEVDKVIKNNGNGFTYEIVKEMKYLGRVFDETLRLHPTTHGLVRCASEDVKLEGLDFTIKKGTNVVVPSYAIHRDEKYYSEPERFNPDRFLAEYDAERHPCAYIAFGIGRRSCLGSQLARIQFGICIAKLMQRFKVETTQNTCSSLTFDNWHMLLKPKEAIHLKFVARDK encoded by the exons ATGACTTCGTACTTCCTAGTATTAGCAACATTAGTGTTCTTCCTTTaccattattttactaaaacattcaACCATTGGAAAAGCAAAAATGTAAAAGGACCAAGACCCATACCACTATTTGGAAACATTTTACAAGTGGCATTAAGAAATAAGCCCAACGGAATATTCTTCAGAGAACTCTACCAACAATACCCTAAAGAAAAGGTGATAGGTATTTACCAAATGACTTCACCAACGTTGATAATACGTGATTTAGAtctagtaaaacaaataatgatcAAGAATTTCGATATGTTTCCTGATCGCGGCACGTACTTTAGTAAAGACGGCCTGGGAGAGAACATTTTCCACAGTGACGCTGACACTTGGAAATTTCTAAGATATCAGTTTACTTCACTGTACACGACttgtaaaataaagaatatgttTCATCGGCTAGCTGACCGTGGCGACAAATTCGTGAACTGTATTGATAACATGATTAGTAAACAACCAGAGCAAGATACTTATCAACTGCTTCTAAAATACACAGTGACTACGTCACTCCTCACTACATTGGGATGGGACGTAGATACCTTTAACGACAAAACTGAATGGTATCATACCCTtgatcaaaatttaaacaacagTCCCTTAAATGAAATTAATCAGCTATTTTCAGGAatattgacaaaattaaatCTGTCAGTTTTAGCTAAAAAGACAAGAAGAATTTGTCTCAAAATAGCTAAAGCATGTGTAGAACAAGAAACTGTttcgaataataatatttctaatgtaAGAGAGCTTTTATGGCATCTCAAACATGAAGGCAAGGCCATTACCGATGAAGCTGAaccaaatattgaaataacagaTGCTCTGTTAGCTGGTCAAATTTGGGTATTTTATACGGCtagttacttaaataataatgtaacctTGACTTATGCACTATACTACTTGGCTTGCAATCCTGACGTACAAGAAAAACTAAGAGAGGAAGTGGACAAAGTTATAAAGAACAATGGTAATGGATTTACTTACGAGATTGTAAAAGAAATGAAGTATTTGGGTAGGGTTTTTGATGAGACGCTGCGATTACATCCAACAACGCATGGACTAGTAAGATGTGCAAGCGAAGACGTTAAGTTAGAAGGCTTGGACTTTACTATTAAGAAAGGAACTAATGTTGTAGTACCTTCATATGCAATTCATCGCGATGAGAAGTATTATTCTGAACCAGAACGGTTTAACCCCGACAGATTCTTAGCTGAGTATGACGCTGAACGACATCCATGTGCGTACATTGCTTTTGGAATTGGCCGTAGAAGTTGCCTTG gtTCCCAACTCGCACGGATTCAGTTCGGCATTTGTATTGCGAAACTAATGCAACGATTTAAAGTAGAAACCACACAAAATACCTGCAGCAGTTTAACTTTCGACAATTGGCACATGTTGCTCAAACCGAAGGAGGCCATACACCTGAAATTCGTTGCCAGAGATAAGTGA
- the Sema5c gene encoding semaphorin 5c, with translation MRVVVYKVAALILLSALSEGQLPEDDFRIINKQDLLTSEHSDIFEDNGTKSFSQLVFDVARDQLIVGARDALFRLSLRGLGVLERADWQASQAQNETCHMKGQTEEDCHNYIKVLLAHEHKLFACGTYAFSPMCSWREIESINTVTDWVTGVANCPYNPHSNVTAILATNGEYYAGTPTDFTSSDTAIFRSQGAALRDAGTLRTTQYDLNWLNEPQFVGSFEDDHFVYFVFREVAVEFMNCGKIIYSRIARVCKNDPGGYIMMKDSWSTFLKARVKCSVPGDVPFHYDEIQSMEYLPQEKILVATFTTPTNSITGSAVCIYSMSDINAAFEGPYKVQDRPTSTWEPRSPSKQARDHFRCIADSRAHEEIEYRRYHLMYESVQPVSGEPVYKMTSERFTHVTVDVTSAKGIEKQLVLYVATQAGNVLKLGVMPKLDGACLVEKWKLGEKNKPFDVLTMQFVKDTMSVYIGSSTSVVRIAGARCSRYTSRSGCVLATDPHCGWDDARERCVLASTRLGDPAFKQATHACVAVDAPVDGGWSSWSTWEPCMQDGTSQSLYDDNKPDMCMCRTRRCDNPRPAYGGQTCEGASISVTNCTVHGGWSSWSGWSKCSASCGIAIKSRRRTCTAPEPKFGGRVCVGLDIDDVYCNLPPCPDPTLAAIDGGWSDWGPWSACASNPGGTGCGPSGGMKERKRECNNPPPKNGGAECEGLSVEKVPCDMSPCELRKATAWTPWVQIPGNDSDGSYTEKRFKFQCRAPSPEQLKLSLVREDERYCNARGRCTTERVEDESGYEAWGAWQPCSAPCGGGQQKRRRRCLRHPCHGPSDMLRACNTHACTGEWSCWSEWSTCSGECSAGVASAAGHRTRTRMCVSPDGCADAGAALERRVCVNNCADAEAGWGEWGEWGDCNAGERVRRRSCQAGACLGAQLQVARCADGNEDLDNELYAMPAYSQNVEMASFVTMGNNESLSLGTIIGCVVAAFVMGVLICLAGVIFCQRRGTRLPWNKQHRVPSSPHYITAKQNSYVTVPLKEVPRKAKRQPSFTGIGSSSGILLSKANNISNANNHNTAMATPKLYPKAIANEYDSLGTLRRHSNQPNNKNNLDIEEDKFY, from the exons ATCTACTTACTTCGGAGCACAGCGACATATTTGAGGACAACGGCACCAAATCATTTTCGCAACTGGTATTCGATGTAGCAAGGGACCAACTGATCGTGGGCGCAAG GGATGCGTTATTCCGTCTCTCACTCCGTGGTCTCGGCGTGCTCGAGCGCGCAGACTGGCAAGCATCCCAGGCACAGAACGAAACATGTCACATGAAAGGCCAGACTGAAGAAGACTGTCACAACTACATCAAAGTACTTCTGGCACATGAGCACAAGTTGTTCGCTTGTGGCACTTACGCCTTTAGTCCTATGTGCAGTTGGAGAGAG ATCGAGTCAATAAACACAGTAACGGACTGGGTGACGGGCGTGGCGAACTGTCCTTACAACCCTCACTCCAACGTCACCGCCATCTTGGCCACCAATGGCGAGTACTACGCCGGAACACCTACTGACTTCACCAGCTCTGATACTGCTATATTCAG GAGCCAAGGTGCGGCGCTCCGTGATGCAGGCACTCTTCGCACCACGCAGTACGACCTGAACTGGCTGAACGAACCCCAGTTCGTGGGCAGCTTCGAAGATGATCACTTTGTCTACTTTGTGTTCAGAGAGGTGGCTGTTGAGTTCATGAATTGTGGGaag ATAATCTACTCCCGCATCGCCCGCGTATGCAAGAACGACCCCGGTGGCTACATAATGATGAAGGACAGCTGGAGCACGTTCTTGAAGGCGAGGGTCAAGTGTTCCGTGCCCGGAGACGTGCCCTTCCACTACGATGAGATACAGAGCATGGAGTATTTACCACAGGAGAAGATATTGGTTGCTACGTTTACAACGCCGAC GAACAGCATAACTGGTAGCGCAGTATGCATCTACAGTATGTCAGATATCAACGCTGCGTTTGAAGGACCCTACAAAGTGCAGGACCGGCCTACTTCAACTTGGGAGCCGCGATCACCTTCCAAACAAGCTAGGGATCATTTCAGATGCATTGCAGATTCAAG GGCTCACGAAGAAATAGAATACCGCCGCTACCACTTAATGTACGAATCAGTACAACCAGTCTCCGGCGAGCCAGTTTACAAGATGACGTCAGAGCGCTTCACACACGTCACTGTTGACGTCACAAGTGCTAAAGGCATTGAGAAACAGCTAGTATTGTACGTAGCGACTCAAGCAGGCAATGTACTGAAGTTAGGAGTCATGCCCAAGTTGGACGGCGCTTGCTTGGTCGAAAAATGGAAGTTGGGCGAAAAGAATAAGCCTTTTGATGTCCTGACCATGCAGTTTGTTAAAGATACG ATGTCAGTATACATCGGCAGTTCAACAAGTGTAGTGCGTATCGCGGGTGCACGTTGTTCTCGGTACACGAGCCGGTCGGGCTGCGTGTTGGCTACGGACCCTCATTGTGGATGGGATGACGCACGTGAGCGTTGTGTACTTGCTTCTACCAGGCTTGGAGACCCGGCTTTCAAACAGGCTACTCATGCTTGTGTGGCTGTGGATGCACCAG TGGACGGTGGTTGGTCAAGCTGGTCGACATGGGAGCCGTGCATGCAGGACGGTACATCTCAGTCTCTGTACGACGACAACAAGCCCGACATGTGCATGTGTCGGACGCGCCGCTGTGACAACCCAAGACCTGCTTATGGCGGACAAACTTGTGAAG gCGCCAGTATATCAGTAACGAACTGCACAGTTCACGGCGGCTGGTCGTCATGGTCGGGCTGGTCCAAGTGCTCGGCGTCATGCGGCATCGCCATCAAGTCCCGGCGTCGAACCTGCACCGCGCCGGAGCCTAAGTTCGGCGGCCGAGTCTGTGTGGGACTCGATATTGATgatgtttattgtaatttacCACCTTGTCCTG ATCCAACTCTAGCTGCGATCGACGGTGGCTGGTCAGATTGGGGTCCATGGTCAGCCTGTGCCAGTAACCCTGGCGGTACGGGCTGCGGGCCCTCGGGAGGGATGAAGGAACGCAAGCGAGAGTGCAACAACCCTCCGCCTAAGAACGGAGGCGCCGAGTGTGAGGGACTGAGTGTGGAGAAAGTGCCGTGTGATATGTCGCCCTGTGAGTTGAGGAAGGCCACTGCCTGGACGCCGTGGGTGCAAATACCTG gaAACGATTCTGATGGCAGCTATACGGAAAAACGGTTCAAATTCCAATGCAGAGCACCATCGCCGGAACAATTAAAG TTATCTCTTGTACGAGAAGACGAGCGGTACTGCAACGCTCGCGGGCGTTGTACTACAGAGCGGGTTGAAGACGAGTCGGGCTACGAGGCGTGGGGCGCGTGGCAGCCCTGCTCTGCGCCCTGCGGCGGCGGGCAGCAGAAGCGACGCCGCCGATGTCTGCGACACCCCTGTCATGGACCTAGTGATATGCTGAGAGCTTGTAATACGCATGCTTGTACTG GTGAGTGGTCGTGCTGGAGCGAGTGGAGCACGTGTAGCGGCGAGTGCAGCGCGGGCGTGGCGAGCGCGGCCGGACaccgcacgcgcacgcgcatgTGTGTGTCGCCCGACGGATGTGCTGATGCTGGCGCCGCGCTCGAGCGCAGGGTCTGCGTTAATAACTGTGCTG acGCAGAAGCCGGTTGGGGTGAGTGGGGTGAATGGGGTGATTGTAACGCGGGTGAGCGAGTACGTCGAAGGTCCTGTCAAGCGGGCGCGTGTCTCGGCGCTCAGCTGCAAGTGGCTAGGTGTGCCGATGGAAATGAAGACCTTGATAATG AACTCTACGCGATGCCAGCTTACAGTCAGAACGTAGAGATGGCGTCGTTCGTCACAATGGGCAACAACGAGTCGCTAAGCCTCGGCACTATCATAGGCTGTGTGGTTGCCGCCTTCGTCATGG GTGTCCTAATATGCCTAGCGGGTGTGATATTCTGTCAGCGCCGCGGCACCCGTCTTCCGTGGAACAAACAACACCGGGTGCCGTCCAGTCCTCACTACATCACGGCTAAACAGAACAGCTACGTCACCGTACCTTTGAAAGAAGTT CCCCGCAAAGCAAAACGCCAGCCATCATTCACGGGCATCGGCAGTTCAAGCGGTATACTGCTATCAAAAGCCAACAACATATCGAACGCGAACAACCACAACACAGCCATGGCGACCCCTAAACTGTACCCTAAGGCAATCGCAAATGAATACGACTCTCTCGGCACGCTACGAAGACATTCCAACCAGCCGAACAACAAGAATAACTTGGACATCGAAGAAGATAAGTTTTATTGA